A portion of the Segatella copri DSM 18205 genome contains these proteins:
- a CDS encoding AAA family ATPase, whose amino-acid sequence MAETLGSRFKAVLGKAYQKTEMRAVVLIDEYDKQLFFSNFLHILAEK is encoded by the coding sequence TTGGCCGAGACTTTAGGTAGTCGCTTTAAGGCAGTGTTGGGGAAAGCTTATCAGAAGACAGAAATGAGGGCTGTCGTATTGATTGATGAATACGATAAGCAACTATTTTTCTCCAATTTTCTGCATATTCTTGCAGAAAAGTAA
- a CDS encoding aspartate-semialdehyde dehydrogenase — protein sequence MKVAIVGASGAVGQEFLRILAERNFPMDDLVLFGSERSAGRKYNFKGKDYEVKLLQHNDDFKDVDIAFTSAGGGTSEEFAETITKYGAVMIDNSSAFRMCDDVPLVVPEVNAEDALNRPRNIIANPNCTTIMMVVVLKPIDNLSHIKKIHISSYQSASGAGAAAMAELEQQYKDIIETGKTEHINKFPHQLAYNVIPQIDKMTPNDYTKEEMKMYNETRKIMHSDVRTSATCVRVSSLRSHSESVWFETEKPLAVEDIRKALEAAPGVTVKDDAQNYVYPMPLESAGKDDVYVGRIRKDLADDNGNTLWLTGDQIRKGAALNAVQIAEYLIKVGNVK from the coding sequence ATGAAAGTAGCAATTGTTGGTGCAAGTGGCGCAGTTGGACAGGAATTCCTGCGTATCCTTGCTGAGAGAAATTTCCCTATGGATGATTTGGTGTTGTTTGGTTCTGAGCGTTCTGCCGGACGAAAATACAACTTCAAGGGAAAGGACTATGAGGTCAAACTTTTGCAGCATAACGATGACTTTAAAGATGTCGATATTGCTTTCACATCTGCTGGTGGCGGCACTTCAGAGGAGTTTGCCGAGACTATCACCAAGTATGGTGCCGTGATGATTGATAACTCTAGCGCATTCCGTATGTGCGACGACGTGCCTCTGGTTGTGCCTGAGGTAAATGCTGAGGATGCCCTGAACCGCCCTCGCAACATCATCGCCAACCCTAACTGTACCACCATCATGATGGTTGTAGTGTTGAAGCCTATCGATAACTTGAGCCATATCAAGAAGATTCATATCTCTTCTTACCAGAGTGCTTCAGGTGCTGGTGCTGCTGCCATGGCTGAACTTGAGCAGCAGTATAAGGATATCATCGAGACTGGTAAGACTGAGCATATCAATAAGTTCCCTCATCAGTTGGCATATAATGTCATCCCACAGATTGACAAGATGACTCCTAACGATTATACCAAGGAGGAGATGAAGATGTATAACGAGACCCGCAAGATTATGCACTCTGATGTTCGCACCAGTGCTACCTGCGTTCGCGTTTCTTCACTCCGTTCTCACTCAGAGAGTGTTTGGTTCGAGACTGAGAAGCCATTGGCAGTAGAGGACATCCGCAAGGCTTTGGAGGCTGCTCCAGGCGTAACTGTAAAGGATGATGCCCAGAACTACGTTTATCCAATGCCATTGGAGAGCGCCGGTAAGGACGATGTATATGTAGGTCGTATCCGCAAGGATCTGGCTGATGACAATGGTAACACATTGTGGTTGACTGGCGACCAGATTCGTAAGGGTGCTGCCCTGAACGCTGTTCAGATTGCTGAGTACTTGATTAAGGTGGGCAACGTAAAGTAA
- a CDS encoding PD40 domain-containing protein: MLLLLGLSLPAMAQSVDYSIVAVGEESGLDFKKITSDNDCLCMPEVKRRGKKITWWSGRVIAMSPTEEKLAFLSYKTNNSNIYLKNLTGAGTTQQRTNRQQVIDFSYSPDGQKICFTEKNGSSNRIFITDANKGYGCRQVTANEFDFSPSYNADMSQILFCRKENSGSFGIWNYQFNDNSFSNFTSGFNAIPVPNTTDILCVRSSGIGNNEIWRINTETGVEECIVSEGNRSFTSPTISPDGKWILMVGSSMKVVDVAGQNNPNKVYPNTDIFVCHIDGSNLTQITYHAADDLSPVWSKDGKYIYFVSQRGSSTQTANVWRIPFMIKN, encoded by the coding sequence TTGCTATTACTTTTAGGTCTCTCATTGCCTGCTATGGCTCAATCTGTAGACTACTCTATTGTTGCCGTTGGCGAAGAAAGCGGACTTGATTTCAAGAAAATCACTTCAGACAACGATTGCTTGTGCATGCCGGAAGTTAAAAGAAGAGGCAAGAAAATAACATGGTGGTCTGGCAGAGTTATCGCCATGTCACCTACTGAAGAAAAATTAGCTTTCTTATCCTATAAGACCAACAATTCAAACATCTATCTGAAAAATCTGACAGGTGCTGGAACTACGCAGCAGCGCACCAATCGCCAGCAAGTAATAGATTTTTCTTATTCGCCTGACGGACAGAAAATCTGTTTCACCGAAAAGAATGGTTCTTCCAATCGCATTTTCATCACAGACGCAAACAAAGGATATGGTTGCCGACAGGTAACAGCAAACGAGTTTGACTTTTCTCCATCTTACAATGCCGACATGAGTCAAATCTTATTTTGCCGTAAAGAAAACTCTGGCAGCTTTGGCATTTGGAATTATCAATTCAACGACAACTCTTTCTCCAACTTTACGTCTGGATTCAATGCCATACCAGTTCCTAACACCACAGACATTCTCTGTGTAAGATCTTCAGGCATTGGAAACAATGAGATATGGAGAATCAATACAGAAACAGGAGTTGAAGAATGCATCGTATCAGAAGGGAACCGCAGCTTCACCTCTCCTACTATTTCGCCTGACGGAAAATGGATTTTGATGGTAGGCAGCAGTATGAAAGTTGTTGATGTAGCGGGACAGAATAACCCAAATAAGGTATACCCTAATACAGACATCTTCGTTTGCCATATAGACGGAAGTAATCTAACCCAGATTACCTACCATGCTGCAGATGATTTGAGCCCTGTATGGAGTAAAGACGGCAAATACATCTATTTTGTATCACAACGTGGCAGCAGCACTCAAACAGCCAATGTTTGGAGGATTCCATTTATGATAAAGAACTAA